CCGTTAGAGGAAGAATATTTAGTAGTAAAAACTATCTTGCTGCTGGTTGCATTTGTCTCAATGAAAATTACTtatacaaacaaataaataatgccTACaacttttatttctctcttcaaaACAAAGTATCCTATAACCGGATGCCATGAGATTAATCTTCCAAGACAAAGAATGCTAAAATTTCTTAAAGGGTATATTGACTGTTGTTAAAATCTACTAAGATCAGTTTAATAATGTTTTGAgtacttaatgaaaaatttcaAACTTTGTTACCGCCATTAtactttaaaaagaagaaaaactatgGTTAAAATATCTAAACCTAACACAAGCTCAATATGCTAATTATACAGAAACCATAGCCCAAGAACACAAGGTTAAACCCTTATCAagcaaacaaattttttaatataatctcACCTATTTAGTTTCTATGAAAggagacaattaattttgaaatacatTAATATCGTCATGCAAAAATTCAACCATAAGACCATCACAGAAAAACATAGACGTTTCTACTTCCTAGGTGTTTGCGATATTGGTTACCTGCTATTAAACGattcaaatttttcaaaaaaaaaatatttagccgGGGCTACAGAATTAAACAAGGAACACAACAGATAATAGCATATAATGTACTCCAGTTACTAGGTTTAATAGAAtctatttcaaaatattattcacgAGATACTAGATTGGGTTTAAATGAACAACTAGCATAACTTGAGCAAGAGGCCACAACacatgaaaaatacaaaattaatcccCGCGTGATATTTGAGATAGTGAAGTGCTTTTAAATGATGccccaaaaagaaaagaaacaacaatggcaCCAGTCTATTGCCACTAGGACACTGTTGTTAGAGACTTATGAATAATAGAAGTACTAAAACAATGGTCACAACTCAAGTTCAATTTTCTGACTTGCTTTTTTTGCCATAGTACTGCAGGCCAAATGCAAAGGCCAATATCAGCAATGGCACTATGTACTGCAAGATCTTCACAACAAATCCAGAAGATTGATTGTTATAGACAGGTGCTTGTGTTGGTGGGCGTACACTGCTGCTGCTGGTAACTTGTGCTGGAAGAGTGTTGGTGTCAACCTCACCAACAAAGTATTTTTCCATCATCTCTGTTGCTGAATCACTGTGCCCAATATCTTCAAAATCAGTGGTGGCATCCTTCTCTGTGTAAAGAACAAAAGATTCTTAGCTCATGTCTATTATTTTCTCTGTttctttattgattatttttctcTGTGTCTATTATTTTGATTGCATATTAATGGTGTGAAACTGACCAAGATGAACCAGTTACCTGTTGCAGtcactaaaacttcatcacCTCCTGGATGATCATCCAAAAATGGGGTGACATCATACACCTGCATCAATGGAATGCGTGTTACTATGCTAGGAAAACTATTATGATGTATATATAATCCTACTATTTGTAAGAAAAATCTAAGGGAATATCTACTTATGTTTAAGTTTCGATACCCAAttataaaactgaaaaaaagaaggataagaACTAGGAACATGCATTTGACATCTAGAAATAAAGGTACAAATTAGTATGCGTTGTTTGTTTAACCATTTATAGCTTGTTTGGGGTACCGTTGGAATTCCTCAAATGTCATTTTGCCAAAGCCCCTCTGTAACTTCTCCGTTCAAATACATTGACTGGCCAATCAAATGGTTAAgctgctttatatatatattgtttatacAGTGTCTGATAATTGAAtggattaataatatttttgcacCGCAGAAAGGGTTAGTAGAAggggaataaaagaaaaacttttacTAGATAGAATAACGTAGTGTATGCTTGGGTTAACATTGGAGGGATATCAAGGTACTTTTGCCAAAACATCCTCATCGTAACTTATCTATTTAGATGTGTTAGAAATTAGAATTTGTGTGACCAATGTTAGAACGGAGAAGCAAACATACCTTTAAATATTGGTAGCATGAATTCCAACACATCTAAATGGAGAAGTTACAAAGGGGATGCTTTAGCAAAAGTACCTTAGATATTCCTTCAACGTTAACTCAAACATATGCACTACCTTATTCTATCTAGTAGAgtctttcttttatatatacccCTTCTATCCACCCTTTCTGCAGTGCagaatattattaatacatttaaTTGTCAGATAATGTGTaaacagaaatatataaaaaaaacagctTAACCATTTGATTGGCCAGTCAATTTACAGTCAGATATTTATTTCAACAATGTTGTTTCTGGTAGCAACAACATAACTTTATAGGCTCAATAGCATTACTAGTCCCTAAAGTTTCCTAAACTAACCACCAATGAGTTCATATTTCTCTCTAAGAGTAAAGACAGTCTAAATAGAACATTCAAGCAATGGCATGGTTGCCTTTCACATAAATGATTGACATTTATGACGTTACCAACAAGGATCATTTCTTTTTTGCTGATAACTAGGAAGGGAAGAATCAGTATCATCCTGATTAGATAGAGGTGGTGGTGTGGTAGCCTTCAATAGGGTGAAAACATTATAGGCTTTAAGTAAGCACGGGAATGAATGAGGATTTCCAGAGAAAATAATCTTTGACAATTGAAATCAAGAGTTTTAgcaacatattttttctttttatttggtagAAATCACAAGAGAAGGGTATTGAGTAGGAGTGGA
This region of Glycine max cultivar Williams 82 chromosome 7, Glycine_max_v4.0, whole genome shotgun sequence genomic DNA includes:
- the LOC100500069 gene encoding uncharacterized protein LOC100500069 (The RefSeq protein has 2 substitutions compared to this genomic sequence); this encodes MGSKTKTFTFEEVAKHNHRKDCWIIVKGKVYDVTPFLDDHPGGDEVLVTATEKDATTDFEDIGHSDSATEMMEKYFVGEVDTNTLPAQVTSSSSVRPPTQAPVCNNQSSGFVVKILQYIVPLLILVFAFGLQYYGKKSKSEN